The following is a genomic window from Streptomyces sp. NBC_01381.
GGCGGCCCGCACAACCAGACCACCGCGGCCATCGCCGTCGCCCTCCACGAGGCGTCTCAGCCCTCCTTCCGCGACTACGCCCACGCCGTTGTCGCCAACGCCAGGGCCCTTGCCGAAGCGCTGCTCGCCCGCGGCTTCGACCTGGTCTCCGGCGGCACCGACAACCACCTGATCCTGATGGACCTCACCCCCAAGGACGTCCCCGGCAAGGTCGCCGCCAAGGCCCTCGACCGGGCCGGGATCGTCGTCAACTACAACACCGTGCCGTACGACCCGAGGAAGCCGTTCGATCCGTCCGGCGTCCGCATCGGCACCCCCTCACTCACCTCCCGTGGTCTCGGCACGCAGCACATGCCGACCGTCGCCGACTGGATCGACCGCGGTGTCGCCGCCGCCCGCACCGGCGACGAGGACGCCCTGACGAAGATCCGCTCCGAGGTCGCCGACCTGATGGCCGCCCATCCGGCCCCGGGCCTGCCGACCCACTGATCCCCGGCACGGTCACGTCCCGCCTCCCTCCGCCGGTCACCTCACCGGCCGGGGGAGGCCGCACCCCTCACACATCCCGCAGCTCCTGGCGAGGCCCCTCCTCATGGGGGCGCCGCGCCCGCAGCAACGCGAGCGGTGACCGGCGCTTGGCGAGCGACCCCCGCAGCAGCAGCGCACCCGCCGCCCCCACCGCGACGCCCGGTATCGCCCACCACCAGCCCGCCCCGCGATCGCCCGGCGTACCCCGGGTCGGCTCGGAGGCCTGCCCGGCCCCGGCCTCAGCCTCCGAGTCGGCCGCCGCCGACGGCGGCGACGCCGGTGTGGGGGGTATGGCCTGGCGGCCGTCTTCCGCCTCTGGGCCCATGACCCCGAGCTTCTCGAACAGCTTCGTCAGACGAGCCGGCTCCGGCGCCTTGTGCCAGTAGCCCTTCATGGACTCCAGGTCGGTCGACGTGTGCACCCACACGTCCGCGGTGGCCTTGCCCGCGTCGGGCGCCACCGGATAGACCCGGTCCACTCGCCACGGCCGCACGTCATGGGCCATCCACGTCACATTGAGCTGACGGCTCTCCTGCCCGATGCCGAGCCCCGGCGGCCGCTCCCGGCTCCCCCTGTCCGCGCGGATCTCCCCGAGACCCTGCTCAAGGCGGCGATAGTCCTTGTCGTCGACGGTCAGCGCCGCGCTCTCCCCGCTGATGGGCGAGACCACCAGGACGCTCGTCGGCCCGCCCGCCACCGCCTGCGGCGCCCCTAGGGCCACCAGAGCCAGCGCCGCCGCCAGCCCCATCGCCGACCCGCACACTCCCCTTACCGTCCGCATGTCCGATCCCCCAGCCGCTCGCCGGCACGACCCGTCCGTGCCGCGTCACTTCTGGTACACCGCCCGAGCCGTTCAGGTTCCCGATCCGCCCGGCCCGATCCGAACCGACTTCCCGATCTCCAGCGCCCGCTCCTTCGACGCCACGCCTTCGAGCCGCAGCGTCAGATCTGTCCCGTGCGTCCACAGCAGCGTCGGCCCCGTCGTCCGCTCGGACCGCTCCCACCGCTCGCCGTCGCCCTCCACCAGCCAGAACGTGAGCCGATGGGGCACCGGGAACCACAGCCCCGTCGCACGGCCCACCTCGACCCACTCCGGCCGCACCCGCACCGTCTTGCCGAAGCCGGGGTCGAGGCGCGCGCCGAACTCGTCAAGACGTATCGTCCGGCCGTCGTCGCGCCAGCAGAGGCTGACCAGGACGCGCGCCCCCGGCTCGCGTGTCACCGCCACCGCGTCCGGTGTGCCGAGCGCGGCCGGAACCGCGGGCACGAACCCGGCCCGGCGCTCGGCCTCGGTCAAGGTCAGCGCACCGCCGCACCCCGGCACGCCCGCCCGGGTCGGCGGGGCCCCCGACGGGTCGTACCGCACCTCGACCCCGCCGAAGTCGAACCAATCGAAGACCGCCGCCCGCACCGGCGGTGTCAGGACCGCCGCCGTCAGGAGCCCGCACAGCGCCGCCGTCAAGATCCGCCACCGTGCCCTCAGCCACCGCCGCAGCCGGTCCAGACGCCCCGGCGGCTCGGCCACCGGGACGGGCACCGACTCCGCGATGATCTGCGCGATGACCCGCTCGGCCATCGTCGAGCCGTCGGCCCCCGGCCTGTCGAGGGACCGGCCGAGCTCCCGCAGCTCCTCAGGAAGCCGACGGGCCCGCTGCCCGGCCCGCTCGTCCCGCTCATCCATGCCCGTCACCTCCTCCCGGTCCATCCGGCCCATGCGGTCCATCCGGCACCCGCGGCAACAGCCGCTCCAGCTTCCGCAGCGCGCGGTTCAGCCGGGATTTGACCGTGCCCCGCGGCCAGCCCAGAGCCTCGGCCGTCTCCGCCTCGTCCATCTCCAGGAGATAGCGGTAGGTGACGACCAGGCGGTGCTCCTCGCTCAGCCGCTCGAGCGCGGCGAGCAGCGCCGCCCGGCGCTCCACCTCCAGCGCCGCGACCGCGGGGTCCGCCGATTCCGGTATCAGCGGCTCCGCCTCCGCCAGCGCGGCCTCCCGCCCGACGAGCGAGCGCTGCCGGACGGCCGAACGCACTGTGTTCCTCGTCTCATTGGCGACGATCGACAGCAGCCACGGCTTGAACGCCGAGCCCTCCCTGAACCGCCCCAAGGAGCAGTACGCCTTGAAGAAGGCCTGCTGCACCACGTCTTCCGCGTCCGATCCCGCCCCGAGCGCCGCGGCCGCCCGGAGCGCGAGCCCGGTGAAGGCGCGCACCAACTCCGCGTACGCCTCCGCCTCCCCGGCGCGCACACGCGCGATCACCGCACCCTCGTCGACGACGCGGCCCCCCTCCAGGACCTCCCCCTGTGCC
Proteins encoded in this region:
- a CDS encoding RNA polymerase sigma factor — protein: MIARVRAGEAEAYAELVRAFTGLALRAAAALGAGSDAEDVVQQAFFKAYCSLGRFREGSAFKPWLLSIVANETRNTVRSAVRQRSLVGREAALAEAEPLIPESADPAVAALEVERRAALLAALERLSEEHRLVVTYRYLLEMDEAETAEALGWPRGTVKSRLNRALRKLERLLPRVPDGPHGPDGPGGGDGHG